The proteins below come from a single Anaerolineales bacterium genomic window:
- the rplD gene encoding 50S ribosomal protein L4, with amino-acid sequence MKVDVINMNGEKVKTADLPAAIFEAPIKTELMHQAFVRQMANARLGTHKTKTRSEVSGGGQKPWRQKGTGRARQGSRRSPIWVGGGKAHTPMPRKYTKKMPRKMRRAALRSALSEKASNKQIIVLEAFSLDQPKTKEMAAVLAKLIGKESVLILLPGRDELVEKSVRNLPKAKTLRANYLNVRDLLQYDRVIMPLGALDVIQSYLGA; translated from the coding sequence ATGAAGGTAGATGTAATCAACATGAATGGCGAGAAGGTCAAGACTGCGGATTTGCCTGCGGCGATCTTCGAAGCGCCGATAAAGACTGAATTGATGCACCAGGCTTTCGTGCGCCAGATGGCGAATGCCCGCCTGGGTACGCACAAGACCAAAACCCGCAGCGAAGTCTCTGGCGGTGGGCAGAAGCCCTGGCGCCAGAAGGGAACGGGACGGGCGAGACAAGGGTCGCGTCGATCTCCGATCTGGGTCGGAGGCGGAAAGGCCCACACACCGATGCCGCGCAAGTACACCAAGAAGATGCCGCGAAAGATGCGCCGCGCGGCGCTGCGTTCTGCGCTGTCGGAGAAAGCCTCGAACAAGCAGATCATCGTACTGGAGGCGTTTTCCCTGGACCAACCGAAGACCAAGGAAATGGCCGCCGTGTTGGCGAAGCTCATCGGGAAAGAAAGCGTTCTGATCCTGCTTCCCGGTCGGGATGAACTGGTCGAAAAATCGGTTCGGAACCTGCCGAAAGCGAAGACGCTGCGAGCCAACTATTTGAACGTGCGCGATCTATTGCAGTACGATCGTGTGATCATGCCGCTTGGGGCGCTCGACGTGATTCAATCGTACTTGGGTGCTTGA
- the rplX gene encoding 50S ribosomal protein L24, translated as MKIKRGDNVEVIRGRDRGHRGEVIRVLPKEDRVIVQGANIRKKHQRQIQAGSRQMNPGIIQFEASMHASNVMLVCPKCDRPVRIKYTYEGDERHRVCKHCDAVID; from the coding sequence ATGAAGATCAAACGAGGAGACAACGTCGAAGTAATCCGCGGACGCGATCGGGGCCATCGAGGTGAGGTGATCCGCGTTCTGCCCAAAGAGGATCGTGTGATCGTACAGGGCGCGAATATCCGCAAGAAGCACCAGCGTCAGATTCAGGCGGGCAGCCGGCAGATGAATCCCGGTATCATTCAATTCGAAGCCTCGATGCACGCATCCAACGTCATGCTGGTGTGCCCAAAATGCGATCGCCCCGTGCGGATCAAGTATACGTATGAAGGCGATGAACGACATCGGGTTTGCAAACATTGTGATGCGGTCATTGACTGA
- the rpsE gene encoding 30S ribosomal protein S5, with translation MGSNYRGRRDDRDELDERVIDITRVAKVVKGGRRFAFRVIVVVGDNHGKVGLGIGKARGVPDAIRKASEKARKNMHEVPLVGTTIPHEVIATHGGAKVMLKPASLGTGVIAGGAVRAVIEAAGVRDILTKSLGSANILNVAYATMKGLRSLKWLEQVAADRGKKPDELKPFWERK, from the coding sequence GTGGGATCAAATTATCGAGGTAGAAGAGACGATCGTGACGAGCTTGATGAGCGCGTTATCGATATCACTCGTGTAGCCAAAGTCGTCAAGGGCGGCCGTCGTTTTGCGTTTCGCGTCATCGTCGTCGTGGGCGATAACCACGGCAAGGTCGGCCTCGGCATCGGAAAGGCACGCGGCGTGCCGGACGCCATACGCAAGGCGAGCGAAAAGGCACGCAAGAACATGCATGAGGTGCCTCTCGTGGGAACGACCATACCGCACGAGGTGATTGCCACTCACGGCGGCGCGAAAGTCATGCTCAAACCGGCTTCGTTGGGCACCGGCGTCATCGCCGGGGGTGCCGTACGAGCAGTCATCGAGGCCGCCGGCGTACGTGACATTCTCACCAAATCCCTGGGTAGTGCGAATATCCTCAACGTAGCCTACGCGACGATGAAGGGACTGCGAAGCCTCAAGTGGTTGGAACAGGTGGCGGCCGATCGTGGGAAGAAACCCGACGAGTTGAAGCCCTTCTGGGAGCGGAAGTGA
- the rplE gene encoding 50S ribosomal protein L5, whose protein sequence is MAHYLNERYQNEIVDTMMKDFDFGNRMRVPRMEKIVVNVGVGEAIDNAKALDAAVDDITTITGQKPIVTKSRKSIANFKLREGRSIGVKVTLRGERMWSFFDRLVNVALPRTRDFRGVSMDSFDGRGNYTLGLREQLIFPEVEYDKIDKIRGFEVTIVTSAEDDEQGRRLLQLLGMPFGRREYDG, encoded by the coding sequence ATGGCACATTATCTAAACGAACGTTATCAGAATGAAATCGTCGATACCATGATGAAGGATTTCGACTTTGGAAACCGTATGCGGGTTCCTCGCATGGAGAAGATCGTGGTGAACGTTGGCGTTGGTGAGGCGATCGATAACGCCAAAGCCCTCGATGCGGCAGTCGACGACATCACGACCATCACGGGTCAGAAGCCGATCGTCACCAAATCTCGCAAGAGTATTGCGAATTTCAAACTGCGGGAAGGTCGCTCGATCGGCGTGAAAGTTACGTTACGCGGTGAACGCATGTGGTCGTTTTTCGATCGCCTGGTGAATGTGGCTTTACCGCGGACGCGTGACTTCCGTGGTGTATCGATGGACAGCTTCGACGGACGGGGAAACTACACGCTCGGTTTGCGTGAGCAGTTGATTTTCCCTGAAGTTGAATACGATAAAATCGACAAAATTCGCGGTTTCGAGGTGACGATCGTCACCTCGGCAGAGGACGATGAGCAAGGGCGTCGTTTGCTGCAGCTGCTTGGTATGCCCTTTGGGAGAAGAGAGTACGATGGCTAA
- the rpsJ gene encoding 30S ribosomal protein S10 has product MAKQKIRIRLKAYDHRVLDQSAQRIVETAERTGAKVVGPVPLPTRIERFTVRRSTFIDKDSHEHFEIRTHKRLIDVLDPETKTIDTLMRLNLPAGVDIEIKI; this is encoded by the coding sequence CCGCATTCGACTCAAGGCATACGATCATCGCGTACTCGATCAATCTGCTCAACGTATCGTTGAGACGGCGGAGCGCACAGGCGCCAAGGTTGTCGGCCCCGTACCGTTGCCGACTCGGATCGAGCGTTTCACCGTCCGTCGGTCGACCTTCATCGACAAGGATTCGCATGAGCATTTCGAGATCCGAACTCACAAGCGGTTGATCGACGTTCTCGATCCCGAAACGAAAACCATCGACACATTAATGCGGTTGAATCTGCCGGCAGGTGTGGATATCGAGATCAAGATTTAG
- a CDS encoding type Z 30S ribosomal protein S14: MAKTCMPIREKRRKYKNRIRNRCRICGRPRGYYRRFDLCRICLREQALEGKIPGLVKSSW; the protein is encoded by the coding sequence ATGGCTAAAACATGCATGCCGATTCGAGAGAAGCGAAGAAAATATAAGAACCGGATCCGAAATCGCTGCCGCATCTGCGGCCGACCGCGCGGATATTATCGGCGCTTCGATTTGTGCCGCATCTGCCTCCGGGAGCAGGCTCTCGAAGGTAAGATTCCAGGCCTCGTGAAATCATCCTGGTAG
- the rpmC gene encoding 50S ribosomal protein L29, which translates to MKSAEIRALSAGEIQNRLDEARDNYFRLRFQVSTGQLTDHSQLRIARREIARLATILHEFELAAEFEGREE; encoded by the coding sequence ATGAAATCAGCAGAGATACGCGCCCTTTCAGCCGGCGAAATCCAGAATCGCTTGGACGAAGCGCGGGATAACTATTTCCGATTGCGATTTCAAGTTTCTACCGGCCAGCTGACGGATCATTCACAGCTGCGAATTGCCCGCCGTGAGATCGCGCGTTTGGCGACGATTTTGCATGAGTTTGAATTGGCGGCTGAGTTCGAAGGAAGGGAAGAATGA
- the rplN gene encoding 50S ribosomal protein L14, with product MIQQESRVKVADNTGGREMLVIRVLGGSRKRYGRIGDIIIGTIKSASPHGAVSKSDIVRAVIVRTAKEYRRDDGSYIRFDDNAAVILDTDGINPKGTRIFGPVARELRDKGFTKIVSLAPEVL from the coding sequence ATGATTCAACAAGAGAGTCGTGTGAAGGTTGCCGACAATACCGGCGGACGTGAAATGCTCGTCATCCGCGTACTCGGCGGTTCACGCAAGCGATACGGCCGAATTGGTGACATCATCATCGGCACGATCAAGTCGGCTTCCCCGCACGGTGCCGTCAGTAAAAGCGATATCGTACGGGCGGTCATCGTGCGTACCGCCAAAGAGTATCGCCGCGACGATGGATCCTACATCCGCTTCGATGATAACGCCGCCGTGATCCTGGATACGGATGGAATCAATCCAAAGGGAACCCGGATTTTTGGTCCCGTGGCCAGGGAATTGCGCGATAAGGGTTTCACGAAAATCGTATCGCTTGCTCCGGAAGTGTTGTAG
- the rpmD gene encoding 50S ribosomal protein L30 gives MAKRSNKSGKKINITLVRSPIGYSQRQKRTIRALGLRRVNQTVEQVDGPEIRGMLEKVGHLVKIEE, from the coding sequence ATGGCGAAGCGTTCGAATAAGTCCGGTAAAAAAATCAACATCACGCTGGTACGCAGCCCAATTGGTTATTCCCAGCGCCAGAAGCGAACCATCCGTGCACTCGGATTACGCCGTGTCAATCAAACCGTGGAGCAGGTGGACGGCCCGGAAATACGAGGCATGCTTGAAAAAGTAGGTCATTTGGTGAAGATCGAGGAGTGA
- the rplW gene encoding 50S ribosomal protein L23, with protein sequence MTTKYDILRRPIITEKTNYQSGKLNQYVFEVDRKATKAQIKEAVEALFDVDVVHVNVTNAPAKRSRRRNRRLLVRRPGYKKAIVALKPGDTIDVFEGVR encoded by the coding sequence ATGACGACGAAATACGACATCCTGCGTCGCCCGATCATTACGGAGAAAACCAATTACCAGAGTGGTAAGCTGAATCAATACGTTTTCGAAGTAGACCGCAAGGCCACGAAGGCGCAGATTAAAGAAGCGGTGGAAGCGTTGTTCGACGTAGACGTCGTGCACGTGAATGTGACCAACGCGCCAGCGAAAAGGAGCCGTCGACGGAATCGGCGTTTGCTCGTCCGACGCCCCGGCTACAAGAAAGCGATCGTGGCCTTAAAGCCCGGCGATACGATTGACGTATTCGAAGGGGTAAGATGA
- the rplO gene encoding 50S ribosomal protein L15 translates to MKLHDLKPRPGAKKNRKRVGRGIAAGQGKTAGRGMKGQKARAGWGGKLYFQGGNLPLFRKLPFKRGFTNINKIEWNEVNLAHLKGFKANSEVTPESLADVGLLDDRSNPVVILGQGDVKVALKVRAHRVSQGARKKIEAAGGSVEIIER, encoded by the coding sequence ATGAAGTTACACGATCTCAAGCCGCGCCCCGGCGCGAAGAAGAATCGCAAACGTGTGGGACGGGGTATTGCTGCAGGACAGGGAAAGACCGCGGGCCGCGGCATGAAAGGCCAGAAAGCTCGCGCTGGTTGGGGCGGAAAGCTCTACTTCCAGGGCGGAAATCTTCCCCTGTTTCGCAAACTGCCCTTCAAGCGCGGTTTCACGAACATCAACAAGATCGAGTGGAACGAGGTTAATCTGGCGCACCTGAAAGGCTTTAAAGCAAACAGCGAAGTGACTCCGGAAAGTCTCGCGGATGTCGGTCTGCTGGACGATCGCAGCAATCCCGTCGTGATTTTGGGGCAGGGCGACGTGAAAGTCGCGCTCAAGGTGCGCGCCCACAGAGTCAGCCAGGGGGCACGGAAGAAAATCGAAGCGGCCGGAGGCAGCGTGGAGATCATCGAACGCTAG
- the rplB gene encoding 50S ribosomal protein L2, with protein MPVKKYKPTSPGRRGMSGHTFEEITRSTPERSLIVPKRQRGGRNNQGRVTVRHRGGGHRRQVRVVDFKRDKRGVPAKVATIEYDPNRSARLALLYYADGEKRYIVAPLDLNVGDTVVAGPEAEIRPGNSLPLANIPLGTQIHNIELHEGKGGQLVRAAGTSAQVLGKEGRYTAIRLPSGEVRRVQQACYATIGEVGNPDHSNIKLGKAGRKRYMGFRPVVRGSAMSPRDHPHGGGEGRAPVGMPSPKSPWGKKTLGKKTRRNKRTEKYIIRHRSKRRR; from the coding sequence ATGCCAGTTAAAAAATACAAACCTACCTCTCCGGGTCGCCGTGGAATGAGCGGCCATACGTTTGAGGAAATTACACGCAGTACGCCGGAACGCTCGCTGATCGTTCCCAAGCGGCAGCGTGGCGGGCGCAACAACCAGGGGCGCGTTACTGTGCGCCATCGTGGCGGTGGGCACCGGCGGCAGGTCCGGGTCGTGGATTTCAAGCGTGATAAACGAGGCGTTCCGGCGAAAGTCGCAACGATCGAGTACGACCCCAACCGCTCGGCGAGACTTGCGCTGTTATACTACGCCGACGGCGAGAAGCGTTACATCGTTGCCCCGCTGGATCTCAACGTCGGGGACACGGTCGTTGCAGGTCCCGAAGCAGAGATTCGGCCTGGCAACAGCCTGCCATTGGCAAACATACCGCTGGGAACGCAAATTCACAACATCGAATTGCACGAAGGCAAAGGCGGACAGCTCGTTCGTGCGGCCGGTACTTCCGCGCAGGTTTTGGGCAAGGAAGGCCGCTACACGGCGATTCGCCTGCCTTCGGGTGAAGTCCGCCGGGTGCAACAGGCCTGCTATGCGACGATCGGCGAAGTCGGAAATCCCGATCACAGCAACATCAAGTTGGGCAAGGCAGGCCGTAAACGCTACATGGGATTTCGGCCGGTGGTGCGCGGCTCGGCGATGAGCCCGCGCGATCACCCCCACGGTGGTGGGGAGGGACGGGCGCCGGTCGGCATGCCCAGCCCGAAGAGTCCCTGGGGCAAGAAGACCTTGGGGAAGAAGACTCGCCGCAACAAACGAACGGAGAAGTACATCATCCGCCATCGATCCAAGCGGCGCAGATGA
- the rplF gene encoding 50S ribosomal protein L6, with protein sequence MSRIGRMPIQVPEGVTVKIDGPRVEIKGPKGELKREFHAAMKFNLEDGVLTVVRPSDEPQMRALHGLTRALVNNMVLGVSEGFEKTLQIEGVGYRPELEGETLVLHLGFSHPVHIPPPQGISFDVDTRARLVKVQGIDKELVGRISADIRKIRPPEPYKGKGIRYFGEYVRRKAGKAGKVG encoded by the coding sequence GTGTCGAGAATAGGTCGTATGCCCATCCAGGTGCCCGAAGGGGTAACGGTCAAGATCGATGGGCCGCGAGTTGAAATCAAGGGGCCGAAAGGTGAACTGAAGCGGGAATTTCACGCTGCGATGAAGTTCAACCTCGAAGACGGCGTGCTTACGGTCGTACGACCATCGGATGAGCCGCAGATGCGTGCGCTCCATGGTCTGACCCGCGCCCTGGTGAACAACATGGTGCTTGGTGTGAGCGAGGGATTCGAGAAGACGCTTCAGATCGAGGGGGTCGGTTATCGGCCCGAATTGGAAGGTGAGACGCTGGTTTTGCATTTGGGCTTTTCGCACCCGGTCCACATCCCACCACCGCAGGGAATTTCCTTCGACGTCGATACGCGGGCCCGGCTGGTCAAAGTGCAGGGCATCGACAAGGAACTCGTCGGCCGGATTTCGGCGGACATCCGTAAAATACGCCCTCCGGAGCCGTACAAGGGGAAAGGTATTCGCTATTTTGGTGAGTACGTACGTCGAAAAGCCGGCAAGGCGGGTAAGGTAGGTTGA
- the rpsH gene encoding 30S ribosomal protein S8 — MTISDPISDMLTRIRNAVMAGHSTVSVPKAKIKVAILDILKTEGFIDNYEESAQPDKVQGTLRIQLKYVGERRERRAVISGMRRVSRPGRRVYVGKSDIPWVQAGMGVAILSTPKGVMTDANARKNGIGGEVLCEVW, encoded by the coding sequence ATGACGATATCTGATCCGATTTCCGATATGTTGACTCGTATACGCAACGCGGTGATGGCCGGGCATTCGACCGTCTCCGTCCCGAAAGCCAAGATCAAAGTGGCTATCCTCGACATTCTCAAGACCGAGGGTTTCATCGATAACTACGAGGAAAGCGCTCAGCCGGACAAGGTGCAGGGCACCTTGCGTATCCAGCTGAAATACGTCGGCGAACGTCGTGAGCGCAGGGCCGTGATCTCGGGCATGCGGCGAGTGAGCCGCCCTGGTCGCAGGGTGTACGTAGGTAAATCTGATATTCCCTGGGTTCAAGCAGGAATGGGGGTTGCCATCCTGTCCACACCCAAGGGCGTGATGACGGACGCCAACGCACGTAAAAACGGCATTGGTGGGGAAGTACTTTGTGAAGTCTGGTAA
- the rplR gene encoding 50S ribosomal protein L18: protein MAKKSRNEMRKRRHTRVRKKILGTAKKPRLNVYRSLNQIYVQVIDDIAGNTITSASTLDAEIKKKLKGLKRVEQAKLVGSLIAERAKEQGIKQVVFDRGGYRYHGRVRALADGAREAGLEF, encoded by the coding sequence ATGGCGAAAAAGAGTCGGAACGAAATGCGAAAACGCCGTCATACGCGCGTACGCAAGAAAATTCTGGGCACGGCGAAAAAACCGCGGCTCAACGTTTACCGCAGCCTGAATCAGATTTACGTTCAGGTGATCGACGACATCGCCGGAAATACGATCACCTCCGCTTCGACGTTGGACGCTGAGATCAAGAAGAAGTTGAAGGGATTGAAGCGTGTCGAGCAGGCGAAGCTCGTAGGTTCTCTCATTGCGGAACGTGCGAAAGAGCAAGGAATCAAACAAGTCGTTTTCGATCGCGGCGGATACCGTTATCACGGCCGTGTACGTGCATTAGCCGACGGGGCACGTGAAGCCGGATTGGAGTTCTAA
- the rpsS gene encoding 30S ribosomal protein S19 — protein MSRSLKKGPYIDPKLLKKVEVMNERGDKKVIRTWSRASTIFPQMVGHTIAVHDGRRHVPIYITENMVGHKLGEFAPTRTFRGHVGRDRTTRVRQVQ, from the coding sequence ATGTCGCGATCGTTGAAAAAAGGGCCGTACATCGACCCAAAGCTGTTGAAAAAAGTCGAAGTGATGAACGAGCGCGGGGACAAGAAGGTCATCCGCACATGGAGCCGGGCGAGCACGATCTTCCCCCAGATGGTCGGCCATACCATCGCCGTCCACGATGGTCGGCGGCACGTGCCGATATACATCACGGAAAACATGGTCGGTCATAAACTGGGTGAATTCGCGCCGACGCGAACCTTCCGTGGTCATGTCGGCCGGGATCGCACGACGCGGGTGAGGCAAGTGCAATGA
- the rpsQ gene encoding 30S ribosomal protein S17: MSNTRRRMDGVVTKAKLEKTVTVRIDRSYRHPLYGKVIRTNKNYLVHDEIGCHPGDIVRIVESRPISKKKRWVVQEIVRRASEADVTAIQVEAQVEESLLESETLHEEESGATETEA; encoded by the coding sequence ATGAGCAACACGAGACGAAGAATGGATGGTGTGGTCACCAAAGCGAAGCTGGAAAAGACGGTGACCGTACGCATCGATCGAAGTTATCGCCATCCGTTGTATGGCAAAGTCATTCGAACGAACAAGAATTATCTAGTGCACGACGAGATCGGTTGTCACCCTGGCGATATCGTGCGCATCGTGGAGAGCCGTCCGATTTCCAAGAAAAAGCGTTGGGTCGTACAGGAAATCGTGCGGCGCGCCAGTGAAGCGGACGTGACCGCGATTCAGGTCGAAGCACAGGTCGAAGAATCACTGCTCGAATCGGAAACGCTGCACGAGGAAGAGAGCGGAGCGACGGAGACGGAAGCATGA
- the rplP gene encoding 50S ribosomal protein L16, which yields MLFPKRVKYRKQMRGRMKGKASRGAEVSFGDYGLQALEPGWVTARQIEAARRALVRFMRRRGKVWIRIFPDKPVTKKPAETRMGKGKGAVDHWVAVVKPGRILFEISGLDESGAREAMRLAAHKISVKTKFTGRVDIGGGR from the coding sequence ATGTTGTTTCCGAAACGAGTTAAATATCGCAAGCAAATGCGGGGCCGGATGAAGGGCAAGGCCAGCCGCGGCGCGGAAGTGAGCTTCGGCGATTATGGCCTGCAAGCGCTCGAGCCTGGCTGGGTAACCGCACGTCAGATTGAGGCGGCACGGCGAGCATTGGTGCGATTCATGCGCCGGCGCGGCAAGGTCTGGATCCGGATTTTTCCCGACAAACCTGTGACCAAAAAACCGGCTGAGACGCGCATGGGTAAAGGCAAGGGCGCCGTGGATCACTGGGTGGCCGTAGTCAAACCGGGACGTATCCTGTTCGAGATTTCGGGTCTGGATGAAAGCGGTGCGCGTGAGGCGATGCGTCTGGCGGCCCACAAGATTTCCGTGAAAACGAAATTCACCGGCCGCGTCGATATCGGTGGAGGCAGGTAA
- the rplV gene encoding 50S ribosomal protein L22, protein MTQGFDVRASVRYVPISPQKARLVLDLVRGSDVVEAMDVLKFSRKAAARDVFKLVRSAVANAEENFGLNREDLYIHQIYADKGPVRFWRRFGARGRFKRIHRRFSHITVVLREHELETA, encoded by the coding sequence ATGACTCAAGGATTTGATGTGCGCGCCAGCGTCCGCTACGTGCCAATATCGCCGCAGAAAGCCCGGCTTGTACTGGATTTGGTGCGGGGAAGCGACGTCGTCGAAGCGATGGATGTTTTGAAGTTTTCCCGGAAAGCGGCCGCACGCGACGTTTTCAAGCTGGTGCGATCGGCGGTCGCGAACGCGGAAGAGAATTTCGGTCTCAACCGAGAAGATCTTTACATTCATCAGATTTATGCGGACAAGGGTCCGGTGCGTTTTTGGCGCCGTTTTGGCGCCCGAGGACGCTTCAAGCGAATTCATCGGCGTTTTTCACACATCACCGTCGTCTTGCGGGAACATGAACTCGAGACCGCGTGA
- the rplC gene encoding 50S ribosomal protein L3: MKGLVGKKVGMSQIFDDSGIAVPVTLIEAGPCYVTQVRSSKRDGYRAVQIGFGEIKPRRLSGGQLGHLKRNSLPPLRYLREFRVKELKDVKEGDKLTVEVFAVGDRVDVVGLSKGKGFAGAIKRHGFRRQPKTHGQSDRTRAPGSHGSTSTPGRVFKGSRGPGHMGNARITSQNVKVVWIDAERNLIGVSGSVPGPRGGVVTIKEARKQ; the protein is encoded by the coding sequence ATGAAAGGGCTGGTTGGTAAGAAAGTTGGCATGTCCCAGATTTTCGACGATTCGGGTATAGCTGTCCCGGTGACATTGATCGAAGCTGGGCCTTGTTACGTCACGCAGGTGCGCTCATCGAAACGAGATGGTTATCGTGCGGTTCAAATTGGATTCGGCGAAATTAAGCCGCGGCGTCTCTCCGGCGGGCAGCTCGGTCACCTCAAGCGCAACAGCCTTCCGCCGCTGCGTTATTTGCGTGAATTTCGCGTCAAGGAATTGAAGGACGTCAAAGAAGGGGACAAGCTGACGGTTGAGGTGTTTGCCGTCGGCGATCGAGTGGACGTTGTTGGGCTGAGCAAGGGGAAGGGATTTGCGGGTGCGATAAAGCGCCACGGTTTTCGGCGACAGCCGAAAACGCACGGCCAATCCGATCGTACGCGTGCCCCGGGTTCTCATGGATCAACATCGACCCCCGGCCGTGTGTTCAAGGGCTCGCGTGGACCAGGTCACATGGGAAACGCCAGGATCACCTCGCAAAACGTCAAGGTTGTGTGGATCGACGCCGAGCGAAATTTGATCGGTGTGAGCGGCAGTGTACCCGGTCCGCGAGGTGGGGTGGTCACGATCAAGGAAGCCAGAAAGCAATAG
- the rpsC gene encoding 30S ribosomal protein S3, whose translation MGRKVHPKGFRLKINKTWDSRWYADTDKYADQLHQDFGIRNLITEMTPRAGVSRIEIERYPNSVHITVHTAKPGIVIGRKGANVKDLRRRLQELTGTNVKLDIAEIKDPDLDAQLVAENIANQLERRISHRRAMQRAVAQTMRQGAEGVKVMCSGRLMGTEMARNEWMREGRVPAQTLRADIDFARAEATTTYGKIGVKVWIYKGEILVEAEEEAEAMDVYVSE comes from the coding sequence ATGGGGCGTAAAGTACATCCAAAGGGTTTCAGGCTCAAGATCAACAAGACATGGGATTCTCGTTGGTACGCAGATACGGATAAATATGCCGATCAGCTCCATCAAGATTTTGGGATCCGGAACCTGATCACGGAAATGACACCGAGAGCAGGCGTATCGCGGATCGAGATCGAACGCTATCCCAACAGCGTGCATATCACGGTCCACACCGCCAAGCCGGGAATCGTAATCGGGCGTAAAGGCGCCAACGTCAAAGATTTGCGCCGCAGACTCCAGGAACTTACCGGCACGAATGTCAAGTTGGACATCGCCGAAATTAAGGATCCGGATTTGGATGCGCAGTTGGTCGCAGAAAACATCGCCAATCAACTCGAGAGACGCATCAGTCATCGTCGTGCGATGCAGCGTGCGGTCGCTCAAACCATGCGGCAAGGTGCGGAGGGCGTGAAAGTGATGTGCTCGGGGCGTCTGATGGGCACGGAGATGGCGCGCAATGAGTGGATGCGGGAAGGCAGAGTACCGGCGCAGACTCTTCGTGCGGACATCGATTTCGCCCGCGCGGAGGCGACGACCACGTATGGGAAGATCGGCGTAAAGGTCTGGATTTATAAGGGTGAAATTCTTGTGGAAGCGGAAGAAGAAGCCGAAGCCATGGATGTGTACGTCAGTGAATAA